GCTCAATATATTGATCAAACCACTGCAGAATACGTGTGGAAACTTCAGAAATCAGTTTCGGTTCAGTCGGCCCGTGACCGGTTCGCGGCAACAGAATCATCTCTGTATCTACCCCTTTCTCCTGAAGTGCCCAGTAAAATTCCTGGCCCTGGCCAAGCGGAACACGCATATCATTTGAGCCGTGAATAATCTGAGTAGGAGTTACCACATTGTCCATGTAGTAGACGGCCGAATGTCGCTCATACGTTTCCATATTTCCATTCCAATACGGACCTCCCATGTGCCCAAGCAGATAGCCCGGAATGTCTGTCGTACCCACCATGCTCACCAGGTTCGACAAACCAGCTCCCATACTCACCGCTTTAAATCGATCCGTTTGAGAAACAATCCACGAAGTCATATACCCGCCATAACTCCAGCCCATCTCAGCCAGTCGGTCCGGATCTGCAACTCCCATCTCAATTACTTTGTCGACACCTGTCATCAGGTCTTCATAATCACCGAAGCCCCAATCCTGGAAATTCGCATACCTGAACTCCTTGCCGTACCCGGTACTTCCCCTCGGATTTGGACGCAGCAACGCATATCCTTTTTCAGCGAAATATTGAATGGCGTAGATGCTGCCCGCGCCTGTCCAGCTTTGAGAATAGACACCGGCAGGTCCGCCATGTACCATCAGAATCAGAGGAACGCGATCACCCTCCTCGTAACCAACCGGGTAGGTCAGCAGCCCTTCAATTTCTGTTCCATCTTCTGACGTCCAGGTCAGTACTTCGGTTTTGCCCATCTCCGGAAATTCAGATTCATCATGCAGCGTGGAGATTTTTTGCTTTGAAATTTGGCCCAATTCACTCATGTAAACCTCAGCCGGCTGATCTGAGTTTTGATAGTTAAAAACTACATGACTGCCATCATTACTGACCGCAAAACCTCGATAAATCCCATCCTCTTCTGTCAGCAACGTTGGATCACCACCGTTAAGTGGAACCCTGTATAGCGCCGAAACTGTTCTTCTGGGCTCCTGAATGAGTAGTTGACTGTTATCATCAAATCCAACAATGCTCGCATTTCTGTCATACGTATGAGCTAAATCCCGAACTTCTCCGCTTGAAAGGTTGACTACATAAAGATCCTGTAGCCCAATCGCTTCCAGCTCTCCGCCGTGGGATGTAAATACAACTGAACTGCCATCCGGAGTATACATTGGTGAGCTGTCCGTTCCTTCCCAATCGATGATGTTCGTTACTGAACCGCTGTCTGCCGGCACCGTAGAGATATCCATTTTGTAGCGGTCCTCAATTTTAGGGGTTGGCTGATGGGCGAATACAATAGTCTCCCCATCCGGCGACCAATCAAATGATGAGGTATGCAAATCTCCTTCGTAAATAGCCTTTGCACTGTCTGCTTCAACTTCCTGAACATAAATTCTGGAAAACTTAAAATCTGTATCCACAACAGTTACATCACGCTTCTCTTTTTCTCTAGTTTTTTCCTCTTCAGATTTAGAGTCAGACATGGTATACGCAATTCGATTTCCATCCGGTGACCAGGCGTAACTTCCAACACCGTTTTCAGCATGGGTGATCTGTTCAGCCTCACCGCCATTCAGATACATCCGATAGACCTGATTCTCCCCACTCCTGCGTGATGTGAATGTCAGATACTCACCATCCGGAGAAAATTGTGGATTTGAAACGGATTGATCACCCCGGGTAAACTGGCGATTCATCGTGCCATCGGCAGATGCCACCCAGATGTGTGATAGAAATTCAGACTCTTCACCCTCCATTTTAGTCTCACGGATGATATATGCAACCATGGAACCATCAGGTGAAATAGCGGGAGGACCCACTACTGGCTGGTCTACCATTGCTTCAGGCGTCCAGTTTTCAATAATTGTTTGTGATTGAACCGGTAAAAACCCAAAGGTGACTATAATAAAGGCAAGCAGAAAAGGAAAGCGTTTTGAAATCATAATGGGAGGATGAGATTAACATTAAGTTTAAATGAAATAACCACAAGAAATTGGAAAACGCAACAAATCCGATTTTCCGGAACGTAATTCAAAGCGAAACTTTTTACCTTCATCATACCCAATCCATAATTGATCTTATTTTATGTCTTCCTGGACTCTTAAATCCATCCCGCCACACGACTGGTTTATCTGCCTCGATGTTGAGAGTTACTTCGATCACGAGCATGATCCAGAATCTATATTTGAAGAAGGTTTTACCCGGCCGATTCCACTTGATGAAAGGGATATCATTGCAACCATTTTTTTCAACGGCGATCCTGAAAAACCGGAGTTCCATATTGAAACAGCTGAAGATCTTTCCAAAGATGAAATTGAACAGGCAAATCGAACTTTAGCCAGAATTTTAGGTACCAACCTGGATTTGCGTCCACTTTATGATCTTGCTGAAAACGACTCCGTTCTTGGCCCCAAACTGACAGAGTTTTATGGATTGAAGAGGATGTCGCGCGGAACGCTTTTGGAAGATATCATGAACCGGATCATCCAGATGCAGATGGCGCATAAACCGACCGCGAAGAAGATGGCGTTTAAAGTCCGGGAGGCTTACGGTACACATCTTACGCATAACGGCAAGACTCTCCCCGCATGGCCGCGGCCCTTTCAGCTGGCCAAAGCCGATCCGGCTCAAATTCGGAAAATGGGTCCCACGCTCAGAAAAGGGGAATACATGGTAGGACTCGCACAGGATATTCTGGCAGGAGAAGTTGATCTGGATTACCTGGACAGAGAAGCCGGTCCACAGGAATTTTATGACAAAATCTCAAAAGTTCGGGGCATCGGGCCTACTTCGGCTCAGGACCTGATGCTGTTCCGCGAAACAACCGAGGCTGTTTTTCCGAGCAATATGAAAAGCGGTGAAGAGAAAGGATTGCGGAAATGGATTATTATGAGTTACGGCGGAGATCCCGCAAACACATCAGAAGAAAAATTTCTGAAAATGATCAAAAACTGGAAGGGGTACGAGGCAGCAGCGATCGAGTTTCTGTTTGTGAACTACGTCATCAACCAAAAGAAGGGTCGCGGATAAAGCGGATTTTTGGATTTCGCAGATGTGCGTACCGAGACCTTTAAGCGTGCCTGTGCTTTTCAGGCTCCTTCAAGCGTCGAGGGGATTTGAAACATGTCAGCATTCATGCCGCTTTTCCGTGTTTCTGACAGCGTCCCATAAAATAGCCTATCGAAATGTAGGAAAATTTCACAATAATGAATCTCTTTCCCCAACGCTGACACATCTGGTTGGTGCCTGACTGCCGAAGCTTAGCAAAGGCAGGCTGTCAGGTTAGATCTTAGTCGACATTCATCCTTGGCAATCCCACCTTGTAACGCACCGCGATGACCCGGATGAATACGATCACAACGATTCCGGTTAGCTGGGCTACAAAAAGTGCATCGAAGAAGTTCAGAATTAAGGTAAATATAATCCCGCCCGTGACTGCAGCCATCGCGTAGATCTCTTCCTGAAAAATGAGTGGTTTGGTTCCTGCCAGTACATCTCTCAGTACTCCTCCAAAACATCCGGTAATTGTTCCTAAGGCGATTGAGATCCCCACACTCATCCCAGCTTCCAGCCCGATCTGAGTTCCCATCACGGTAAACAGGCCGAGTCCGGCTGCATCAAAAGTGAAAAGCCACCCTTCCAGTTTTTTCATTCGACGATAGATTAAAAGAGTAAAAATAAAGCCGGCGATGACGGAGGTTATGGCCAGTGTATCGGTGAGCCAGTTGACCGGCAGGTTGCCGATCATCACATCCCGAATGGTTCCGCCACCTATGGCCGTCACAAAAGCCAGGACAAAAATTCCGAAGAGATCAAACCGGCTTCTAATGGCAGCCGTTGCACCGGAAACAGCAAAGGCAAACGTTCCCGCTGCTTCTATGATGAGTATGATTTGTTCGGGTTCTAATAGCATTTAAACAGGAGTATTTGTGCGGTATAAAGTCAGATTATTTTATGATTAAACTCCTCTATTTAAAATAAGCAAGC
This portion of the Rhodohalobacter barkolensis genome encodes:
- a CDS encoding alpha/beta hydrolase family protein, with the protein product MISKRFPFLLAFIIVTFGFLPVQSQTIIENWTPEAMVDQPVVGPPAISPDGSMVAYIIRETKMEGEESEFLSHIWVASADGTMNRQFTRGDQSVSNPQFSPDGEYLTFTSRRSGENQVYRMYLNGGEAEQITHAENGVGSYAWSPDGNRIAYTMSDSKSEEEKTREKEKRDVTVVDTDFKFSRIYVQEVEADSAKAIYEGDLHTSSFDWSPDGETIVFAHQPTPKIEDRYKMDISTVPADSGSVTNIIDWEGTDSSPMYTPDGSSVVFTSHGGELEAIGLQDLYVVNLSSGEVRDLAHTYDRNASIVGFDDNSQLLIQEPRRTVSALYRVPLNGGDPTLLTEEDGIYRGFAVSNDGSHVVFNYQNSDQPAEVYMSELGQISKQKISTLHDESEFPEMGKTEVLTWTSEDGTEIEGLLTYPVGYEEGDRVPLILMVHGGPAGVYSQSWTGAGSIYAIQYFAEKGYALLRPNPRGSTGYGKEFRYANFQDWGFGDYEDLMTGVDKVIEMGVADPDRLAEMGWSYGGYMTSWIVSQTDRFKAVSMGAGLSNLVSMVGTTDIPGYLLGHMGGPYWNGNMETYERHSAVYYMDNVVTPTQIIHGSNDMRVPLGQGQEFYWALQEKGVDTEMILLPRTGHGPTEPKLISEVSTRILQWFDQYIER
- a CDS encoding DNA-3-methyladenine glycosylase family protein; translation: MSSWTLKSIPPHDWFICLDVESYFDHEHDPESIFEEGFTRPIPLDERDIIATIFFNGDPEKPEFHIETAEDLSKDEIEQANRTLARILGTNLDLRPLYDLAENDSVLGPKLTEFYGLKRMSRGTLLEDIMNRIIQMQMAHKPTAKKMAFKVREAYGTHLTHNGKTLPAWPRPFQLAKADPAQIRKMGPTLRKGEYMVGLAQDILAGEVDLDYLDREAGPQEFYDKISKVRGIGPTSAQDLMLFRETTEAVFPSNMKSGEEKGLRKWIIMSYGGDPANTSEEKFLKMIKNWKGYEAAAIEFLFVNYVINQKKGRG
- a CDS encoding trimeric intracellular cation channel family protein, with amino-acid sequence MLLEPEQIILIIEAAGTFAFAVSGATAAIRSRFDLFGIFVLAFVTAIGGGTIRDVMIGNLPVNWLTDTLAITSVIAGFIFTLLIYRRMKKLEGWLFTFDAAGLGLFTVMGTQIGLEAGMSVGISIALGTITGCFGGVLRDVLAGTKPLIFQEEIYAMAAVTGGIIFTLILNFFDALFVAQLTGIVVIVFIRVIAVRYKVGLPRMNVD